Proteins encoded by one window of Desulfovibrio ferrophilus:
- a CDS encoding response regulator: MSDTPIRLLLVDDEAGFVDVLYKRLTRRGLEVVTALSGESAIQALRKQDFDVCVLDLKMEDMDGIEVLKIFKKMAPELPIIFLTGHGSEQAAIEGMRFGAKDYLMKPCDLETLLARVLDAAQRE; encoded by the coding sequence ATGTCTGACACTCCCATCCGACTCCTGCTGGTTGACGACGAGGCTGGCTTTGTCGACGTCTTGTACAAGCGCTTGACTCGGCGCGGGCTGGAAGTGGTCACGGCCCTTTCGGGGGAATCAGCCATTCAGGCCCTGCGCAAACAGGATTTCGATGTCTGTGTGCTTGATCTGAAGATGGAGGATATGGACGGCATTGAGGTGCTCAAGATCTTCAAGAAGATGGCCCCTGAACTGCCGATTATTTTTCTCACTGGGCATGGTTCGGAACAGGCCGCCATCGAGGGGATGCGCTTTGGAGCGAAGGACTACCTGATGAAGCCTTGTGATCTGGAAACCCTGTTGGCCCGGGTGCTGGACGCAGCTCAGCGGGAATGA